One Streptomyces fagopyri DNA window includes the following coding sequences:
- a CDS encoding N-acetyltransferase has translation MTWLPAGFAHPLRVELSGGHHLRPITGADAAMDHPVVMGSRERLWSLFGEAWGWPAETMTYEANRKDLERHEAEIAAHESFNYVLLDGTGTAEYGCVYIDPPEKAGADAEICWWVTDEKAGTGLERELESLVPRWIAEDWPFERPRFIGRDLSWSEWLALPDARV, from the coding sequence ATGACCTGGTTGCCTGCCGGCTTCGCGCATCCCCTTCGTGTCGAACTGTCCGGAGGGCATCACCTCAGGCCCATCACGGGCGCCGACGCGGCCATGGACCATCCGGTCGTCATGGGCTCGCGCGAGCGGCTGTGGTCCCTCTTCGGGGAGGCCTGGGGGTGGCCCGCCGAGACCATGACGTACGAGGCGAACCGGAAGGATCTGGAGCGGCACGAGGCCGAGATCGCCGCTCATGAGTCGTTCAACTACGTCCTGCTGGACGGGACCGGCACCGCCGAGTACGGATGCGTCTACATCGACCCGCCGGAGAAGGCCGGGGCCGACGCCGAGATCTGCTGGTGGGTGACGGACGAGAAGGCCGGTACGGGTCTGGAGCGGGAGCTGGAGTCGCTGGTGCCCCGGTGGATCGCCGAGGACTGGCCCTTCGAACGGCCGCGGTTCATCGGCCGCGATCTGTCGTGGTCCGAGTGGCTCGCCCTGCCCGACGCGCGTGTGTAG
- a CDS encoding glycoside hydrolase family 3 protein: MRRTALLASAALLVGLLPLAAAGTVAAADDPAPVPVDRFEGEVPFATQPAEGIFTWGGDADDPPTLALTARSDAPEGDKVLSGDYDISGYGGFTHDFAAGLPAHDWSAGKGIRFWWDGQNNAKKISFEIKDGGANGEASELWTTSFTDDFTGWKQIEIPFTDFVYRTDYQPVGGIDQVLGLTQMWGYALTLPVGVQGRFAMDDVELYGKADQSLRASVTTDSAVYPVKEGAAATVRLSVATTGSAPLDEPVTVAYEGAGGTAESGKDYAPVKGEVTFPAGTVSGTSRTIRVSTLKDRSAEAAETIPLKLTVTGAKAPAETPQVVIDAHGLPYLDPKLPVKKRVADLLSRMSLEEKAGQMTQAERGAVGAGGDIASYDLGSLLSGGGSTPTPNTPAAWAKMIDGYQLRTQATRYQIPLIYGVDAVHGHNNLTGATIMPHNIGIGATRDPGLAEKAGAVTAAEVRATGIPWDFAPCLCVTRDERWGRSYESFGEDPALVKSMETVIQGLQGARDGSDLKDDDKVLATAKHFVGDGGTEYGSSTTGSYTIDQGVTKVTRQQLEAVHLAPYQTAVDRGIGTVMPSYSSLDILGDGQGPVKMHARADMINGVLKGRMGFDGFVISDWNAIDQLPGDYASHVRTSVNAGVDMMMVPYSYKDFRTTLVDEANAGRVSAKRIDDAVSRILTQKFRLGLFEKPYADTSGAAKIGSTAHRSVARQAAAESQVLLKNSAGVLPLKKSQKVYVAGSNADDLGNQTGGWTITWQGSSGKITDGTTILEGMKRAGGDVTYSKDASAPTGGYDVGVVVVGETPYAEGVGDVGNGNDLELTAADKASVDKVCAAMKCAVLIVSGRPQLIGDRLGDIDALVASWLPGTEGDGVADVLYGKRAFTGQLPVTWPKSQTQLPINVGDTAYDPQFPYGWGLTTLTKVPEGGSATLKALALLAAAADRTGSDRVGRSAVAKARLLVQQKLSSGLTPATSKPFADADHLLLTGHYAEAVNKLTQAYRAA, translated from the coding sequence ATGCGAAGAACCGCCCTGCTCGCCTCCGCCGCCCTGCTCGTCGGGCTGCTGCCCCTGGCCGCGGCCGGCACGGTCGCCGCGGCCGACGACCCCGCGCCCGTCCCGGTCGACCGCTTCGAGGGGGAAGTCCCCTTCGCGACCCAGCCCGCCGAAGGCATCTTCACCTGGGGCGGCGACGCCGACGACCCGCCGACGCTCGCCCTCACCGCACGGTCCGACGCCCCCGAGGGCGACAAGGTCCTCAGCGGTGACTACGACATCAGCGGCTACGGCGGCTTCACCCATGACTTCGCCGCCGGCTTGCCTGCCCACGACTGGTCCGCCGGCAAGGGCATCCGGTTCTGGTGGGACGGCCAGAACAACGCCAAGAAGATCAGCTTCGAGATCAAGGACGGCGGCGCCAACGGCGAGGCCTCCGAGCTGTGGACGACGTCCTTCACCGACGACTTCACCGGCTGGAAACAGATCGAGATCCCCTTCACCGACTTCGTCTACCGCACGGACTACCAGCCCGTCGGCGGCATCGACCAGGTCCTCGGCCTCACCCAGATGTGGGGGTACGCCCTGACACTCCCGGTCGGTGTGCAGGGCCGGTTCGCCATGGACGACGTCGAGCTGTACGGCAAGGCGGACCAGTCCCTGCGGGCCTCCGTCACCACCGACTCGGCCGTGTACCCGGTGAAGGAGGGCGCGGCGGCGACGGTGAGGCTCTCCGTCGCCACCACCGGCTCCGCCCCGCTCGACGAACCCGTGACCGTCGCCTACGAGGGCGCGGGCGGCACCGCCGAGTCGGGCAAGGACTACGCGCCGGTCAAGGGCGAGGTCACCTTCCCGGCCGGCACGGTCTCCGGGACCTCCCGCACGATCCGGGTGTCCACCCTGAAGGACAGGTCGGCCGAAGCCGCCGAGACGATCCCGCTCAAGCTGACGGTCACCGGCGCGAAGGCCCCCGCAGAGACCCCGCAGGTGGTCATCGACGCGCACGGGCTCCCGTACCTGGACCCGAAGCTCCCCGTGAAGAAGCGGGTCGCCGACCTGCTCTCCCGGATGTCCCTGGAGGAGAAGGCCGGGCAGATGACCCAGGCCGAGCGCGGCGCGGTCGGCGCGGGCGGCGACATCGCCTCGTACGACCTCGGATCGCTGCTCTCCGGCGGCGGCTCCACCCCGACGCCGAACACGCCCGCGGCCTGGGCGAAGATGATCGACGGCTACCAGCTCCGGACGCAGGCCACCCGGTACCAGATCCCGCTGATCTACGGCGTGGACGCGGTGCACGGCCACAACAACCTTACCGGCGCGACGATCATGCCGCACAACATCGGCATCGGCGCGACCCGCGACCCGGGCCTGGCGGAGAAGGCGGGCGCGGTGACGGCCGCCGAGGTCCGCGCCACCGGCATCCCGTGGGACTTCGCCCCCTGCCTGTGCGTGACCCGCGACGAACGGTGGGGCCGTTCGTACGAGTCCTTCGGTGAGGACCCCGCCCTCGTCAAGTCCATGGAGACGGTCATCCAGGGCCTCCAGGGCGCCCGCGACGGCAGCGACCTGAAGGACGACGACAAGGTGCTGGCGACCGCGAAGCACTTCGTGGGCGACGGCGGCACGGAGTACGGCTCCTCCACGACCGGCTCCTACACCATCGACCAGGGCGTCACGAAGGTCACCCGGCAGCAGCTGGAGGCCGTCCACCTGGCCCCGTACCAGACGGCCGTCGACCGCGGCATCGGCACGGTCATGCCGTCGTACTCCTCGCTCGACATCCTGGGCGACGGCCAGGGCCCGGTGAAGATGCACGCCCGCGCGGACATGATCAACGGCGTGCTCAAGGGCCGGATGGGCTTCGACGGCTTCGTGATCAGCGACTGGAACGCCATCGACCAGCTCCCCGGCGACTACGCCTCCCACGTCCGGACCTCGGTCAACGCGGGCGTCGACATGATGATGGTGCCGTACTCGTACAAGGACTTCCGTACGACGCTCGTCGACGAGGCGAACGCCGGCCGCGTCAGCGCGAAGCGGATCGACGACGCCGTGTCGCGCATCCTGACGCAGAAGTTCAGGCTCGGCCTCTTCGAGAAGCCGTACGCCGACACGAGCGGCGCCGCGAAGATCGGTTCCACCGCCCACCGGAGCGTCGCCCGGCAGGCGGCCGCCGAGTCGCAGGTCCTGCTGAAGAACTCGGCGGGCGTACTGCCCCTGAAGAAGTCGCAGAAGGTCTACGTCGCCGGTTCGAACGCCGACGACCTCGGCAACCAGACCGGCGGCTGGACCATCACCTGGCAGGGTTCCTCCGGAAAGATCACGGACGGCACCACGATCCTGGAGGGGATGAAACGCGCGGGCGGTGACGTCACCTACTCGAAGGACGCCTCCGCGCCCACCGGCGGTTACGACGTGGGGGTGGTCGTCGTCGGCGAGACCCCGTACGCCGAGGGCGTCGGCGATGTCGGCAACGGCAACGACCTGGAGCTGACGGCCGCCGACAAAGCCTCCGTCGACAAGGTGTGCGCCGCGATGAAGTGCGCGGTGCTGATCGTCTCCGGGCGCCCGCAGCTCATCGGCGACCGCCTCGGTGACATCGACGCGCTCGTCGCCTCCTGGCTCCCCGGCACCGAGGGCGACGGTGTCGCGGACGTCCTCTACGGCAAGCGCGCCTTCACCGGACAGCTCCCCGTCACCTGGCCGAAGTCGCAGACCCAGCTGCCGATCAACGTCGGTGACACGGCCTACGATCCCCAGTTCCCCTACGGCTGGGGGCTGACCACGCTCACCAAGGTCCCCGAGGGCGGTTCCGCGACCCTCAAGGCGCTCGCCCTGCTGGCCGCGGCCGCCGACCGGACCGGCTCGGACCGGGTGGGCCGCTCCGCCGTGGCCAAGGCCCGCCTGCTCGTCCAGCAGAAACTGTCCTCCGGCCTCACCCCGGCCACCAGTAAGCCCTTCGCGGACGCCGACCACCTCCTCCTCACCGGTCACTACGCCGAGGCGGTGAACAAGCTGACGCAGGCGTACCGGGCCGCCTGA
- a CDS encoding ricin-type beta-trefoil lectin domain protein: MRGSTRAARLILAGLLTAAGFTAAAPAHAAGEQVTAWLTTTDDTGGRHVVRGLQAQAPFAFQSGSGGSGENITVDENTRYQTFTGGGASFTDTAAWLMNSSGALSQSTRDATMRKLFSPTDGIGLSFLRNPMGASDLARYGYSYDDVPAGQSDPGLAQFSIGHDLADVVPLTRQALQLNPSLTVMASPWTAPAWMKDSGSLNGGWLKSEDYGAYASYFVKYLQAYRDQGVPVSYVTAQNEPTCCSGYPSMSWNASGLAYFTKSELLPKLQAAGLSTKVLAHDWNWDVYDSYAAQTVDDAAVRSHPNFGGIAWHGYGGDVNKQTGVHNQYPGLDAFGTEHSGGTWIANQQREDMLNIVDYTRNWAKSVTKWSLAVDQNRGPHNGGCGTCSGLITVHNGDGASGSVDYTVEYYTMGHLTKFVRPGAQRIASTASASVPNVAWRNPDGSKALIAYNDASAAKTITVNWGSQHATYSLPGKTSATFTWSGTQSGGGGGQSGSFVGLAGKCLDVAGGSSANGAAVQLYDCNGSAAQKWAVQADGSVQTLGKCLDVTSASTANGAKVQLYDCNGSGAQRWSYNASTGDVVNTAADKCLDVTDNSSANGARAQIWTCTGTANQKWHLQ; encoded by the coding sequence ATGAGGGGATCCACTCGGGCGGCCCGGCTGATTCTCGCCGGGCTGCTCACCGCGGCCGGATTCACGGCGGCCGCGCCCGCGCACGCCGCGGGCGAACAGGTCACCGCCTGGCTGACCACGACCGACGACACCGGCGGCCGCCATGTCGTACGCGGGCTCCAGGCCCAGGCACCGTTCGCCTTCCAGTCCGGCAGCGGCGGGAGCGGCGAGAACATCACCGTCGACGAGAACACCCGCTACCAGACCTTCACCGGCGGCGGCGCCTCCTTCACCGACACCGCCGCCTGGCTGATGAACAGCAGCGGCGCGCTCTCGCAGTCGACGCGGGACGCCACGATGCGCAAGCTGTTCTCGCCGACGGACGGCATCGGCCTGTCCTTCCTGCGCAATCCGATGGGCGCGTCGGACCTCGCGCGGTACGGCTACTCCTACGACGACGTGCCGGCCGGGCAGAGCGACCCCGGCCTGGCGCAGTTCTCGATCGGGCACGACCTGGCCGACGTGGTGCCGCTGACCAGGCAGGCGCTCCAGCTGAACCCGTCGCTGACCGTGATGGCCTCGCCGTGGACGGCGCCGGCCTGGATGAAGGACAGCGGGTCCCTGAACGGCGGCTGGCTGAAGTCCGAGGACTACGGCGCGTACGCCTCCTACTTCGTGAAGTACCTCCAGGCCTACCGGGACCAGGGAGTGCCGGTCTCGTACGTCACCGCGCAGAACGAGCCGACCTGCTGCTCGGGTTACCCCTCGATGAGCTGGAACGCCTCCGGGCTCGCCTACTTCACCAAGAGCGAGCTGCTGCCGAAGCTCCAGGCGGCGGGCCTGTCCACGAAGGTCCTCGCCCACGACTGGAACTGGGACGTCTACGACTCGTACGCCGCCCAGACCGTCGACGACGCGGCGGTGCGCTCCCACCCGAACTTCGGCGGTATCGCCTGGCACGGGTACGGCGGCGACGTGAACAAGCAGACCGGCGTGCACAACCAGTATCCGGGCCTCGACGCCTTCGGGACCGAGCACTCCGGCGGCACCTGGATCGCCAACCAGCAGCGCGAGGACATGCTCAACATCGTCGACTACACCCGCAACTGGGCGAAGTCGGTGACGAAGTGGTCGCTGGCCGTGGACCAGAACCGGGGGCCGCACAACGGCGGCTGCGGGACGTGCAGCGGGCTGATCACCGTGCACAACGGCGACGGCGCGAGCGGCAGCGTCGACTACACGGTCGAGTACTACACGATGGGCCACCTGACGAAGTTCGTCCGGCCCGGTGCCCAGCGGATCGCGTCGACGGCGTCCGCGTCGGTGCCGAACGTGGCCTGGCGCAACCCCGACGGCTCGAAGGCGCTGATCGCGTACAACGACGCGTCCGCCGCGAAGACGATCACCGTCAACTGGGGTTCGCAGCACGCCACCTACTCGCTGCCGGGCAAGACCTCGGCCACCTTCACCTGGTCCGGCACGCAGTCGGGCGGGGGCGGCGGCCAGTCGGGCTCCTTCGTCGGGCTCGCGGGCAAGTGCCTGGACGTGGCGGGCGGTTCGAGCGCGAACGGCGCGGCGGTGCAGCTCTACGACTGCAACGGCAGCGCGGCCCAGAAGTGGGCGGTGCAGGCGGACGGCTCGGTGCAGACGCTGGGCAAGTGCCTGGACGTGACCTCGGCCTCGACGGCGAACGGCGCCAAGGTCCAGCTGTACGACTGCAACGGGAGCGGCGCCCAGCGGTGGTCGTACAACGCCTCGACGGGTGACGTGGTCAACACCGCGGCGGACAAGTGCCTCGACGTGACCGACAACTCCTCGGCGAACGGGGCGCGGGCGCAGATCTGGACGTGCACGGGAACGGCCAACCAGAAGTGGCACCTCCAGTAG
- the cimA gene encoding citramalate synthase — MTETSGLDDSFHVFDTTLRDGAQREGINLTVADKLAIARHLDDFGVGFIEGGWPGANPRDTEFFARARQEIDFKHAQLVAFGATRRAGAKASEDQQVKALLDSGAPVITLVAKSHDRHVELALRTTLDENLEMVRDTVSYLRSQGRRVFVDCEHFFDGYRANPAYAKAVVRAASEAGADVVVLCDTNGGMLPAQVQAVVATVLADTGARLGMHAQDDTGCAVANTLAAVDAGATHVQCTANGYGERVGNSNLFPVVAALELKYGKQVLPEGALREMTRISHAIAEVVNLTPSTHQPYVGVSAFAHKAGLHASAIKVDPDLYQHIDPEQVGNTMRMLVSDMAGRASIELKGKELGIDLGGDRELVGRVVERVKERELRGYTYEAADASFELLLRAEAEGRARTYFEVESWRAIVEDRPDGTHANEATVKLFAKGERIVATAEGNGPVNALDRALRVALEKIYPQLATLELVDYKVRILEGKHGTSSTTRVLISTSDGAGEWSTVGVGENVIAASWQALEDACTYGLLRAGVEPAA, encoded by the coding sequence ATGACCGAAACCAGTGGGCTCGACGATTCGTTCCACGTCTTCGACACGACCCTGCGCGACGGCGCGCAGCGTGAGGGCATCAACCTCACCGTGGCGGACAAGCTGGCCATCGCACGGCACCTGGACGACTTCGGGGTGGGCTTCATCGAGGGCGGCTGGCCCGGCGCCAACCCGCGTGACACCGAGTTCTTCGCCCGCGCCCGGCAGGAGATCGACTTCAAGCACGCCCAGCTCGTCGCCTTCGGTGCCACCCGCCGGGCGGGAGCGAAGGCGAGCGAGGACCAGCAGGTCAAGGCGCTGCTGGACTCGGGCGCCCCGGTGATCACACTGGTGGCCAAGTCCCACGACCGCCATGTCGAGCTCGCGCTGCGCACCACCTTGGACGAGAACCTGGAGATGGTCCGCGACACCGTCTCCTACCTGCGTTCACAGGGCCGGCGCGTCTTCGTCGACTGTGAGCACTTCTTCGACGGCTACCGCGCGAACCCCGCGTACGCGAAGGCGGTCGTACGGGCCGCCTCCGAGGCGGGCGCCGACGTGGTCGTGCTCTGCGACACCAACGGCGGCATGCTCCCGGCGCAGGTCCAGGCGGTCGTGGCCACCGTCCTCGCCGACACCGGGGCCCGGCTCGGCATGCACGCCCAGGACGACACGGGCTGCGCGGTCGCCAACACGCTGGCCGCCGTCGACGCGGGCGCGACCCACGTGCAGTGCACGGCGAACGGCTACGGCGAGCGGGTCGGCAACTCGAACCTGTTCCCCGTGGTGGCGGCCCTGGAGCTGAAGTACGGCAAGCAGGTGCTGCCCGAGGGCGCGCTGCGCGAGATGACGAGGATCTCCCACGCGATCGCCGAGGTCGTCAACCTGACGCCCTCGACGCACCAGCCGTACGTGGGTGTCTCCGCGTTCGCGCACAAGGCCGGACTGCACGCCTCCGCGATCAAGGTCGACCCGGACCTCTACCAGCACATCGACCCCGAGCAGGTCGGCAACACCATGCGGATGCTGGTCTCCGACATGGCGGGCCGCGCGTCGATCGAGCTCAAGGGCAAGGAACTCGGCATCGACCTCGGCGGCGACCGCGAACTGGTGGGCCGGGTCGTCGAGCGGGTCAAGGAACGGGAGCTCAGGGGCTACACCTACGAGGCGGCCGACGCGTCCTTCGAGCTCCTGCTGCGCGCGGAGGCCGAGGGCAGGGCCCGCACGTACTTCGAGGTCGAGTCCTGGAGGGCCATCGTCGAGGACCGCCCCGACGGCACCCACGCCAACGAGGCCACGGTCAAGCTCTTCGCCAAGGGCGAGCGCATCGTCGCCACGGCCGAGGGCAACGGTCCCGTCAACGCCCTCGACCGGGCCCTGCGGGTCGCGCTGGAGAAGATCTATCCCCAGCTCGCCACGCTGGAACTCGTCGACTACAAGGTCCGCATCCTGGAGGGCAAGCACGGCACGTCCTCCACGACCCGGGTACTCATCTCCACCTCCGACGGCGCGGGCGAATGGTCCACGGTCGGCGTCGGCGAGAACGTCATCGCCGCGTCCTGGCAGGCACTGGAGGACGCCTGCACGTACGGGCTGCTGCGCGCGGGAGTGGAACCGGCCGCGTAG
- a CDS encoding TetR/AcrR family transcriptional regulator, which translates to MGMIAERGLEKLTMAALGREVGMSSGHLLYYFRSKDELLLQTLEWSEGRLGAERGRLLAARGTARGRLDAYVALYVPDGHRDPHWTLWLEVWNHSQNAGEDARERQVAIEGAWHRDLVALIAEGVSRGEFRQVDPDRFAARLRALLDGFSIHVAIGLRGTDRERTLGHVKEFLDESLG; encoded by the coding sequence GCGGCGCTCGGCCGCGAGGTGGGGATGAGCAGCGGCCACCTCCTCTACTACTTCCGCTCCAAGGACGAACTGCTGCTGCAGACGCTGGAGTGGAGCGAGGGCAGGCTCGGTGCCGAGCGCGGCCGACTGCTCGCCGCGCGGGGCACCGCCCGCGGACGCCTGGACGCGTACGTCGCCCTGTACGTGCCCGACGGCCACCGCGACCCCCACTGGACGCTCTGGCTGGAGGTCTGGAACCACTCGCAGAACGCCGGCGAGGACGCCCGTGAGCGGCAGGTCGCCATCGAGGGGGCCTGGCACCGGGACCTGGTGGCGCTGATCGCCGAGGGCGTCTCGCGCGGCGAGTTCCGGCAGGTCGACCCGGACCGCTTCGCCGCCCGGCTGCGGGCCCTGCTCGACGGCTTCTCCATCCACGTGGCGATCGGGCTGCGCGGCACCGACCGTGAGCGGACCCTCGGCCACGTCAAGGAGTTCCTGGACGAATCGCTCGGCTGA